The following is a genomic window from Geoalkalibacter halelectricus.
GATTTGCGCTGGATCTTTCTGGTCGACACGCACAAGTGCGTGGGCTGCGGCTTCTGTGTCAAGGCCTGCAAATACGAAAACAACATCCCCCAGGAAACCAACGCCACACGCACCTGGGTGGAGCGCTACGTCATGACCCGCGACGGCCAGGTTCACGCCGATTCGCCGCGTGGCGCCAACGAAGGTTTCATCTCGCGCGCCATCGATCGCGGCACCGCCGGCCCCCTGGAGATCGCCGACGAGGACATCACCCAGGCGTTTTTCGTGCCCAAGCTGTGCAACCAATGCGACCTGCCTTCCTGCGTGCAGGTCTGTCCGGTCGGCGCGACTTACAAGACCCCCGACGGCGTGGTGCTGGTCGACCGCACCTGGTGCATCGGCTGCGGCTACTGCGTCATGGGCTGCCCCTACGGGGTGCGCTTTTTTCATCCCATCGAGCACGTAGCGGAGAAATGCAACTTCTGCTACCACCGCATCCATCGCGGCGAATCCACCGCCTGCGCCACCGCCTGCCCCTTCGGCGCGCGCAAGATCGGCAACCTGCGCGACCCCGACGACCCGGTCACCAAAGTCGTTATGACCCAGCGGGTCGGGGTGCTCAAGGATGCCTTTGGTACCAAGCCCCAAGTTTATTATCTTGGCCTGAACATGGAGGTGCGCTGATATGTACGTACACGGTGAAATTTGGACGGCCAAGGAAATGTTCGTGCTGCCCAACGAGTTTATCTATTGGTCCATCCAGATCGTCATGTACCCCTTCATGACCGGTCTGGTGGCCGGGGCCTTCGTGCTCTCGTCCCTCTACCATGTGTTCGGCTTCACCAAACTCAAGGACATCGCCCGCTTTTCCCTGGTGTTCTCCTTCGCCCTGCTGCCAGTGGCGATGATGCCGCTGATGCTGCATCTCTCCCAACCTCTACGCGGCATCAACGTGCTGATGACCCCGCACTTCACCTCGGCCATCTCCGCCTTCGGCATTGTCTTTCTGACCTACGCCTGCATCGTGGCCTCGGAGCTGTGGTTTGTCTACCGCAAGCATTTCGTCGATACGGCTCAGGCCCTCAAGGCCAAGTCCACCCGCACCACCGGGGAGAATCTGCGTCTGAAGCTTTTCTCCGTACTCACCCTGGGCGCCTGGGACGTGAGCCCCAAGGCCCTGGAAAAAGATCACAAGGCGGTCACCGTTCTGGCCGCGATCGGGATTCCCGTCGCCTGCTTCCTGCACGGCTATGCCGGCTTTATCTTTGGTTCCGTCAAGGCCAACGCCCTGTGGATGACGCCGCTCATGCCGGTCATCTTCATTTGCTCGGCGGTGGTTTCGGGCATCGCCCTGTGTATTCTGTGCTACATCGCGACCATGGAGATCCGAAAATTCCTGGCGCGGCGCAAGGGCACGGCCGGTGGACTCTCCGTCGAACAGCTCAAGGGCGTGGAAGCTTATGAGGTGCGCACCAGCGCGCGCTATCTGCTCATCTTCATGATCCTGGCGGTCACCCTGGAGCTGCTCGACATCATTTTCCGCGGCTATACGGCGGTCAAATCCTGGGAAATTTTGCGCTCCGTCATCTACGAAATCGACTTTTTCCATATCTTCATTCTCCAATTCGGCCTCGGCAACCTGGTGCCCTTCATCCTGCTGCTGATTCCCAGGCTGACGGTGCGCCGCGCCGCCATCGCCAGCGCCCTGGTTCTGTTCGGCGTGTTCATGATGCGCTGGAACGTCGTTATCGGCGGCCAGGCGTTCTCCCTGACCTTCGCGGGGTTCATGCACTATCACCTGCCCATCATCCCGACCACCTGGGAAACCTTCCGCGAAGGGTTGGCCGGGGCGCTTTTGGTCATCACCACGCCTTTCGTGCTGTTCTACTTTCTCAACAAAATCTTTCCCGTGTTTCTGGAGGAAGAAGCGCACTAGCGTTCGCCTTCACTTTCACCTCAAAGAGCCGACGCCGCCGCGTCGGCTCTTTTTTTCGACCTGTGCATTCGCACAGCACCTCCTTGCCCATGGCCACACTGCCGCTCCGCACATATTCTCCTTGTTTTTTGCGCACTTCCCCATTCGAAGGGGGCATTTTATACATTGACAAACCGATGTTTTTCCATGTATTTTTCACGCCTGTCTGAAAATAGGGGCGACTGGTAGGATGCCTTGGTGCTTCATCCGTCCAGGAAAAGCCGGCGCGCGCCCGCCCCCCATGCAATTCAAACCCACCAACTCCCTCAACCAATCCAACACGAAGGGGCTGCAAGACATGAAGAGTTTGACCAGTATCGTCACCCACTTTGCCAAAGGCATCACCCACAGCCGGGTGTCCCTGATCGGCGCCATGATGGTCACCGTGATCTTCCCGTTTCTTCTCGGGGCCATTTTCTATGACATGATTTGGGGCATTCAGAACACCTACGTCGCTGCCCTGATCTACATGGTCCTCGGACCCGGTTTCATCGCCGGCCTGATCCTGGTGTTTCTCGGGCTGTTCTTTTTCAAGGGCAAGGAGGAGGTGCGCCTCTTCACCCTGGAATACTTGCGCGACTATTTCACCGATCCGGCTAAGTTCAGCAGGCTGCGCAAGCTGGTGTTCTTCGCCGTGTTCCTGACCTGTATCAATATCTTCATCATGGGCTTGCTGGCCTATCGCGGCTATCACTACATGGAGTCCAACGCCTTCTGCGGCCAGTTCTGCCACACGGTCATGAGCCCCGAGTACACTGCCTATCAGAATTCCCCTCACTCCCGCGTCGCTTGCGTCGAGTGCCACATCGGCGCCGGCGCCGACTGGTTCGTCAAATCGAAGATCACCGGTGCCTACCAGCTCCTCGCGGTCATGCTCGACACCTTCCCGCGCCCGATTCCCACGCCGCTGCACGACCTGCGCCCGGCCACGGAAACCTGCGCCGAATGTCACCGTCCGGAGAAATTCCACGGCAACCGTCTGGTGGTCAACGACCACTTCGACGAGGATGAGCAGAACACCCACCGCAAGAACGTGCTGCTGATGAAAATCGGCTCGGCGGGCGACCGCACCACCAGCCCCCACGGCATCCACTGGCATGTGTCCGAGGACAATCTCATCACCTACAAGGCCTCGCCCGACCGCACGGTGATCCCCGAAGTGACCCTCCATCGCCCCGACGGCACCAAGGTGGTGTACCGCACCCCCGATGCCGAAGAGGTGCTGGCGCAGCTCGGCCCCAACGTGGTCGAGCGCACCATGGATTGCATCGATTGCCACAACCGCCCGACCCACATCTACAAGATGCCTGGGCCCGCCCTGGATCGTAAGATGCTCGAAGGTATCATTCCCCAGGAGCTGCCCTACATCAAGAGAAAGGCCATGGAAGTCATCCAGCGTGACTACGCCAGCCATGACGAGGCGCGCGGCGCCATCGCCACGGAGCTCAACAATTGGTACCGGCAGAATTATGCCGACTTCATCGCCGCCAACCCCGGCATGCTCGAGCAGGCCATCGCGGGCGTACAGGCCGCCTATCTGGAGAACGTGTTCCCGGAGATGAGAATCACCTGGGGAACCTATGTGGACCACATCTCCCACACGGATGATTTCTCGTTTGAAATCGGCTGCATCCGCTGCCACAACGACATGCACGAGACCGAAACCGGCGAGTACATCTCCATGGACTGCACCATCTGCCACGAGGTACTCGCCCAGGACGAAGTTCGTCCGCAAATCCTCAAGAATATGGGCTTTTATTGATCCCTGAAACCTGAAGTACTT
Proteins encoded in this region:
- a CDS encoding 4Fe-4S dicluster domain-containing protein codes for the protein MKRRDFLKGTAIAVAGASVPLAALDWIDAREAFAARDDLRWIFLVDTHKCVGCGFCVKACKYENNIPQETNATRTWVERYVMTRDGQVHADSPRGANEGFISRAIDRGTAGPLEIADEDITQAFFVPKLCNQCDLPSCVQVCPVGATYKTPDGVVLVDRTWCIGCGYCVMGCPYGVRFFHPIEHVAEKCNFCYHRIHRGESTACATACPFGARKIGNLRDPDDPVTKVVMTQRVGVLKDAFGTKPQVYYLGLNMEVR
- the nrfD gene encoding NrfD/PsrC family molybdoenzyme membrane anchor subunit; the encoded protein is MYVHGEIWTAKEMFVLPNEFIYWSIQIVMYPFMTGLVAGAFVLSSLYHVFGFTKLKDIARFSLVFSFALLPVAMMPLMLHLSQPLRGINVLMTPHFTSAISAFGIVFLTYACIVASELWFVYRKHFVDTAQALKAKSTRTTGENLRLKLFSVLTLGAWDVSPKALEKDHKAVTVLAAIGIPVACFLHGYAGFIFGSVKANALWMTPLMPVIFICSAVVSGIALCILCYIATMEIRKFLARRKGTAGGLSVEQLKGVEAYEVRTSARYLLIFMILAVTLELLDIIFRGYTAVKSWEILRSVIYEIDFFHIFILQFGLGNLVPFILLLIPRLTVRRAAIASALVLFGVFMMRWNVVIGGQAFSLTFAGFMHYHLPIIPTTWETFREGLAGALLVITTPFVLFYFLNKIFPVFLEEEAH
- a CDS encoding NapC/NirT family cytochrome c, with translation MKSLTSIVTHFAKGITHSRVSLIGAMMVTVIFPFLLGAIFYDMIWGIQNTYVAALIYMVLGPGFIAGLILVFLGLFFFKGKEEVRLFTLEYLRDYFTDPAKFSRLRKLVFFAVFLTCINIFIMGLLAYRGYHYMESNAFCGQFCHTVMSPEYTAYQNSPHSRVACVECHIGAGADWFVKSKITGAYQLLAVMLDTFPRPIPTPLHDLRPATETCAECHRPEKFHGNRLVVNDHFDEDEQNTHRKNVLLMKIGSAGDRTTSPHGIHWHVSEDNLITYKASPDRTVIPEVTLHRPDGTKVVYRTPDAEEVLAQLGPNVVERTMDCIDCHNRPTHIYKMPGPALDRKMLEGIIPQELPYIKRKAMEVIQRDYASHDEARGAIATELNNWYRQNYADFIAANPGMLEQAIAGVQAAYLENVFPEMRITWGTYVDHISHTDDFSFEIGCIRCHNDMHETETGEYISMDCTICHEVLAQDEVRPQILKNMGFY